The genomic interval GGCGGCGACCCCAAGAACATGCCCGTGCTGCGCGCCGAGCTGATGCGCTCGGTCTACCGCAAGGACTTCACCATGGCGGGCAAGATCATGGGCAAGCTCGCGGGCGCGCGGGTCATGGAGGAGGACGTTCTCAAGGAGTGGTTCCTCTACTTCTACCAGTGCACCGAGTGCCGCCGCTGCTCGCTGTTCTGCCCCTACGGCATCGACACCGCCGAGGTGACGATGATGGCCCGCGAATTGCTGCACGAGGTGGGCCTGGGCATCAACTGGATCATGGAGCCGGTGAGCAACTGTAACCGCACCGGCAACCACCTGGGCATCCAGCCGCACGCCTTCAAGGAAATCGTCGAGTTCATGTGCGACGACATCGAGGAGTACACCGGCGTGCGGATCAACCCGCCGCTGAACGAGCCGGGCCACGAGGTCCTGTTCATCACTCCCTCGGGCGACGCCTTCGCCGACCCCGGCATCTACACCTTCATGGGCTACCTCCTGCTCTTCGAGGCCATCGGGCTGGACTACACCCTGTCCACCTACGCCTCCGAGGGCGGCAACTTCGGCTTCTTCACCGGGGCCGACACCATGCAGAAGCTCAACGCCAAGATGTACGCCGAGGCCAAGCGCCTGGGCTCCAAGTGGATTTTAGGCGGCGAGTGCGGCCACATGTGGCGCGTGGTGAACCAGTACATGGACACCATGAACGGCTACCTGCAGGAAGGCTCGAATCTGACCACGCCGAGAAACCCCATCACCGGCACGGTCTTCGAGAACGCCCGGCAGACCAAGATGGTGCACATCGCCGAGTTCACCGCCGACCTCATCAAGCACGGCAAGCTCGATCTCTCGCCCGAACGCAACAACCACCTGCGCGTGACCTACCACGATTCCTGCAACCCTTCGCGTGGCATGGGTCTTCTGGATGAGCCGCGCTACGTCATCAAGAACGTCTGCAACAACTACTTCGAGATGCCGCCCCAGACCACGCGCGAGCAGACCTTCTGCTGCGGCGCGGGTTCGGGCCTGAACACCGAGGAAATCATGGACATCCGGCTGCGCGGAGGCCTGCCGCGCGGCAACGCGCTGAAGTATGTGCAGGACAAGCACGACGTGAACATGATGGCCTGCATCTGCGCCCTGGACCGCGCCACCCTGATCCCGGTGGCCGACTACTGGGCGCCCGGCGTGGCCATCACGGGCGTGCACGAGATGGTGGGCAACGCCCTGAACGTCAAGGGCCAGAAGAAGCGCGAAGTGAACCTTCGCGGCGAACCGCTCGAGGAGGTCTAACCCATGTACAACGGCGGAAAAATCCTCGCCGGGCTGATCGTCTTCCTGGCCCTGGTCACCTTCCCGTTCTGGAACAACTTCGGGGCCAAGACCTGGGAGCAGCCCGAGCTCGTCTATCCTCCCAAGGACGTCGCCACCCAGTGCATCGAGTCCAAGGAGTACATGCGCGAAAAGCACATGCAACTTCTCAACACGTGGCGCGACTCCGTGGTCCGCGATACAAACCGCATCTACGTGAGCAGCCTGGACCACAAGGAATACGACATGAGCCTGCAGAACACCTGCATGAAGTGTCACGACGACAAGGAAAAGTTCTGCGACCGGTGCCACACGACAGCGGCGGTGTCCCCCTACTGCTGGGACTGCCACATCGCGCCGAAGCCCAAGGGGAACTAGTCATGAACGAGACGAGACGCACCTTCCTCAAGTACGCAGGTCTGTCCCTGGCCGGGCTGGCCGCATTGCCCGCGGCTAACGCGGCCGCGGCCTACATCCCGCACACCGTGCACGAGAAGCCCAACCCCGACGCGCTCAAGGCCAAACGCTGGGGCATGGTCATCGACACTCGCAGGCTCAACACCGAGGCCGACTTCAAGCCGCTCATCGACGCCTGCCACAAGACCCACAACGTGCCCACCATCGAGGGGCCGCAGGAGGTCAAGTGGCTGTGGACCGACGACATGCACGCGGTCTTCCCCGAGCAGCACGGCGAGTTCCAGCACAAGGAGATCGAGCACAAGAACTTCCTGCTCCTGTGCAACCACTGCTACAACCCGCCCTGCGTGCGGGTCTGCCCCACCAAGGCGACCTTCAAGCTGAAGAGCGGCATCACCATGATGGACATGCACCGCTGCATCGGCTGCCGCTACTGCATGGCCGCCTGTCCCTACGGCGCGCGGTCCTTCAACTTCAAGGACCCCATGCCGCTGATTCCCGAAGAGGATCTGAACCCCGCCTATCCCGCCAGGACGCGCGGCGTGGTGGAGAAGTGCACCTTCTGCAACGACCGGCTGGAAAAGGGCATGCTGCCCGCCTGCGTGGAGGCCTCCAACGGGGCGCTGCTTTTCGGCGACCTGAGCGACCCCTCGTCGCCGGTGCGCAAGGCGCTCAAGGAGAACTACTCCATCGTCCGCAAACCGAACCTGGGCACGCAGCCCAGCGTCTATTACATCATCTAGGAGGGCGCCATGCTTGAGACCGCGCTGAAAGGCAACTCCCGCTACTGGGGCTGGATCGCCCTCCTGCTGATCATCATGGGTGTCGGCGGAGCGACCTGGGTCTGGCAGCTTCAGGAGGGCCTGACCATCACCGGCCTGTCCCGCGACGTATCCTGGGGTTTCTATGTGGCCCAGCTGACCTACATGGTCGGCGTGGCCGCGGCCGCCGTGATGCTCGTGCTTCCGTACTATTTCCACCACTACAAAGAATTCAAGAACATGATCATCCTGGCCGAATTCCAGGCCGTGGGCGCGATCATCATCTGCATGGGCTCCATCGTGGTCGACCTCGGTCAGCCGCAGCGCATGCTGAACGTGATCCTGCATCCCACGCCGAACTCGGTCCTGTTCTGGGACATGGTGGTGCTCAACGGCTACCTGTTCCTGAACCTGCTCATCGGCTGGGTTACCCTGATGCACCAGCGCAACAACATGCTGCCGCCCAAGTGGGTCAAGCCCCTGGTCTACCTGTCCATCGTCTGGGCCGTCTCGATCCACACCGTGACAGCCTTCCTCTACCAGGGCCTGCCCGGCCGCCATCTGTGGTTCACGGCCATCCTGGCGCCGCGCTTCCTGGCCTCGGCCTTCTGCGCCGGTCCCGCCATCCTGCTGCTGGTGGCCATGGTCGTGGAGAAGGTGTCGAACTTCCGCGTGGGCGAAGAGGCCAAGAAGGCCATGGCCAAGATCATCGTCTACGCCATGTGCATCAACATCTTCCTCTTCCTGTGCGAAGTCTTCACGGCCTTCTACTCCGGCGTGCCCGGCCACAAGCATCCCATCGAGTTCCTGTTCGGCGCCTGGAACGCCAACTACGTGAGCGTGATGATGTGGATCGCCACGCTGCTGGCGGCCTTCTCGCTGATCTGCCTCATTCCGCCCAAGCTGCGTGAGAACCAGAAACTGCTGCCCTGGGCGCTGATCGCGCTGGTCATCGCCACCTACATCGACAAGGGCATCGGCCTGCTCGTGGGCGGCTTCACGCCGAACCCGTTCGAGGGCTTCTCGTTCTACGCCCCGACCATGCCCGAGATCATGATCACCGCCGCCGTGTACGCGGCCGGCGCGTTCGTCGTGACCATCCTCTACAAGGTCGCCCTGGCGGTGAAGGCCGAAACGGCCTGACGCCTGCGCGACGTGCGTCGATCCGGCCCGTCCCTTCAGGGGCGGGCCGGATCGATGCCCCAGGCGGGACGCTCTGTGCATCCCGCACCGCAGTGAAAAATCCCAGGTCGTCCGGCATGGACGGCCTGGGATTTTTTCGTGCTCGGAAGCGCCCAGCGGGTGCCGGGATGGCAGGATGGCGTCGGCCCCTTGCCGTATGTGCCGAAAGCTGGTGAACGGCAACGCGGGGCGAATCTGTCCGGCCTGATCGGCGGAGTGCTTTGCAAGGCGACGTTCCCATGCTAGGGGAGAGCGGCCGGACAAGGATTCCGGACGAGACGAGCGAGGAGCGACGATGAACGACACGACCTGCGCACTGGTCCTGGCCGCGGGCAAGGGCACCAGGATGCACGCGGGCGCGATGCCCAAGGTCATGATGCGCATTCTGAACGAGCCCATGCTGTGGTACGTGCACCGGGCCCTGACGCCGGTCTTCGGTGAGCGGCTGTTTACGGTGGTAGGGCACGGCGCCGAGCACGTGACCAAGGCCTTTCCCGAGCACTCGGACAATTTCGTGGCGCAAGAGGAGCAGCTCGGCACCGGCCACGCCTTGCAGGTGGCTTGGCCGCGACTCAAAGCCGCGGGGTTTCGCTATCTGGTGGTCGTCAACGGCGACACGCCGCTTCTGAAGCCTCAGACGTTGACACGACTCCTGGACGAGGCCCGGCGCGAGAAGGCGGCCCTGGCCTTCCTCTCCATCGAGGCCCCGGAGCCCAACTCCTTCGGCCGCGTGCTGCGCGACGAGGATGGGCGCGTGGTCTCGATCATCGAGGCCAAGGATTACGATCCCGCCAAGCACGGGCCCGCTCCCACGGAGGTCAACGCCGGGCTCTATTTCCTTGACATGAAATTCGTGGAGCCGTTGCTCGGCTGGCTCTCCAACCGCAACGCGGCCCGTGAATACTACATCACGGACCTCGTGGAACTGGCCATCGCCGACAAGAACACCGTTTTGGCCGTGAACTGCGGCCAGGATCTTTCGCTTTTGGGCATCAACACTCCGTTCGAGTTGGCCGAGGCCGAGGAGCGGTTGAATGCGGACATCGTGCGCGAGCATCTGAACCACGGCGTACGCATGCACAATCCAACGGCCTGCCGCATTGGCCCGCGCGTGACCATCAAGCCGGGCGCGCGCATCACCGGCCCCTGCGAGATCATGGGCGACGCAGTGGTGGCCGAGGGCGCGCAGGTGGACGCCTTCACTGTCATCACCGAGTCGTGGATCTCGGAGGGAGCGCGGATACGGCAATTCTCGCACCTGGAAGGCGCGGAGGTCGGCCCCGAGGCCGTGGTCGGCCCTTACGCGCGTCTGCGGCCCGGCGCGATCCTCGAACGGGAGTCCAAGGTCGGCAACTTCGTGGAGATGAAGAAGGCAGTGCTCGGACGCGGCTCCAAGGCAAGCCACCTGACCTACCTCGGCGACGCCACAGTGGGCGAGGGGGTGAACATCGGCGCGGGCACCATCACCTGCAACTACGACGGCGTGAAGAAACACGCCACGGTCATCGAGGATGGGGCGTTCATCGGCAGCAACACGGCCCTGGTTGCCCCGGTGACCGTGGGCGCGGGCGCGCTCGTCGGCGCGGGCTCGACCATCACCAGGGATGTCGCGCCGGGACATCTGGCCGTGAGCCGGGCCGAACAACGACAATTGAAGCGGCGCAAATAATCCGGCTTGATTTCGCGCCGGGGGAGACTTAGAATTTCGCTATGGAAATACTTGAACAGCTCGAACAGCGCATGACGGCGCTTTTGAACAGAATCAAGGAACTTGAGGAGGAGAATTCCCTCCTCAGGTCGGAGTTGGAGGAGGCCCGGCGGAACAGGGACGCGGTGATGAACCGTATCGACGGCCTGTTGCGGAAGGTTCAGGGAGCGCTGGACTAACGTGGGAGGCCCATGCCTCAGTACACGCTGAACGTTCTCGGACTGGAGATCCGTTTCAAGACCGACGCGGACGAGGGCCGTGTGGACGCGGCCAAAGCCCTCGTGGAGGACTTGTTCAACCAGATCAGTCAGGGCGGGAAGAACATAAACAAGGAGATCCTGCTGACGGTTTTGGCCTTGAGTTTGGCCGACGATGTGCTGCAGGCAAAAAGCGAACTGCGGTCCATCGAGTCGAAATTGGGCTCGCTTTTGAAGATAGATTGAGACGAGTGCAACGCGGCGACGCGATATTTTCCCTGGGTGGCGCGTGATCGCCACTGGAATTGCTGAGCCAATGACCATCGATTGCGGTGCAGCTTCCAGCGCCGCCCGTGCGCAGGCCCGCCTTGCGGGAAGCCTGACGGCGGCACAGCCGCGCCCCCTCTGAACGTAGGTTCAGAATACGTGGCGACACGGCTATCCGGGGTACTTTCGACGCAGCCACACGACTGCGGCGCACCCACCGCGCTTCTCGTCGTCTCCATCCCAACGAAACGCCCATGTCGGCGAACAGTCGGGCGCGCACGCGCCCACCGGCAGCACGATCATCCTTGCCCCCGGCCCTTGGCGGGCCGCGCGGACGCGGATTTTTCCGCGCCCAAACGGGGGGAACGCTCTCCAGCGCCTTGACGCACACGGGCCGCGATGGCCCACAGCCCACATCAGGCGGGGCGAACGCCTGAGAAAATAAAGGAGAGCACCATGGACGCAACCATTGTCATCGTACTCGCCGTCGGCCTCGTCGGCGGAGCCGCGGCAGGCTACGTTCTGCATCGGATCATTGAGGCCAAGCGTCTTGCCGAGGCCAAGGATCTGGCCCAGCGCATCCTCGAAGAAGCGCGCAAGGAAGCCCAAGTCACCAAGGAAGACGTGCTCGTTCAGGGTCAAAAGGAGCTTTTGCAGGAGAAGAAAGAGCAAGAGCGCGAAATCAAGGAGCGCGAGAACGCCCTCAAAGCCAAGGAGCAAAAGCTCATGGCCAAGGAGGAGCGCCTGGAGGCCAAGCTTGAGACCGCGACCCAGAAGGAGGCCAGCGTTATCGAGCTCGAAAAGAGACTGGCCCGCCAAGAGCGTGAACTCGACGACCGCGAGGTGACCTTGGCCAGACGCGAGGAGGAGCACGAGCACCGCCTCGAAGAGGTCGCCGGTCTAACCGCCGAGGAGGCCCGCCAGCGTCTGATGCAGGAGATTGAGTCGCGCACCCGTCACGAGGCCGCCAAGATGATCCGGGCTATCGAGATGGAGGCCAAGGAGGTCGGCGACAAGAAGGCCAAGGAGGTCATCGCCCTGGCCATCAACCGCTATGCGGGCGATTTCGTGGCCGAGCAGACCGTGACCGCCGTGACCCTGCCTTCCGAGGAGATGAAGGGGCGCATCATCGGCCGCGAGGGCCGCAACATCCGCGCCCTGGAGGCCGCCACCGGCGTGGACCTGATCATCGACGACACCCCCGAGACCGTGATTCTTTCCGCCTACTCGCCGCTGCGCCGCGAGATCGCCAAGCAGTCTCTGGAGCGCCTCATCACCGACGGCCGCATCCACCCGGCGCGCATCGAGGATATCGTGGCCAAGGTCGAGAAGGAGATGGAAGTCAAGCTGCGTCAGATCGGCGAGCAGGCCACCTTCGACGTGGGCGTGCACGGCATCCATCCCGACCTCGTGCGGCTGCTCGGACAACTGCAATACCGCACCAGTTACTCGCAAAACGTCCTGCAGCACTCCATCGAGGTTGCCTTTCTGTGTGGCGTCATGGCCGCCGAGCTCGGCCTGGACGAGAAGCGGGCCAAGCGCGCTGGTCTTCTGCACGATATCGGCAAGGCCGTGGACCACGAGATCGAGGGGCCGCATGCGGTCATCGGCGCGGATTTGGCCAAGAAGTACAGCGAGCACCGCGATATAGTGAATGCCATCGCCGCACACCACGAGGACCAGGCCCCGGAGACCATCATGGCCATTCTGGTGCAGGCCGCGGACGCACTTTCCGGCGCACGGCCCGGCGCGCGCAAGGAGCTTTTGCAGAACTACGTGAAACGGCTGGAGGATCTGGAGAACATCGCCAAGGATTTCGAGGGGGTCTCCAAGGCCTACGCCATTCAGGCGGGCCGCGAGATTCGGGTCATGGTCGAGCCCGACCGCGTTTCGGACGACCGCACGTACATGTTGTGCAAGGACATCGCCAAGCAGATCGAGGACAACCTGACCTACCCCGGACAGATCAAGGTCACGGTCATCCGCGAGAAGCGCGCCTCGGAATACGCCAAGTAGCAGGCCGTCCCAAAAACACCGTCTGCTGCGTTGCCGCGAAAGCGCCGATCCCTCGCGTATTCTTTGATACGCGTCGGGCCCGGCGCTTTCTTGCGCCTTGCATCCGGCACTTTTGGAACGGCCTGCGCAGATAAATTTTCAAGAGTAGGCTCAACGGCCCTGGACCCCGCGATTCGCTTCGAAGCCACTTTGGCCGAGCCGACTTGGGTGCGGCGTCAAAAACCGAGAGGACAAGGCGCGAGAACCGGACAAACCCTCGCCCGCCAGCCCATGTCCGCAATGGATCGCCGGGCCTCTTGCCGGGAGGCGGGCCTTCGGATAGATGATCCGGCCTCCGCGAAGGAATCGAACGTATCAAGAGGGCGAGCGGAGCGCCGCGAGGTGGATTCGTGGTCTGTTCGCCTAGCCGTTTCCTGAAGTCGGTTCTCTTGGTCGTGGCCTTCGGGCTGCTTGGCCTTGTGGCCGTGGAGAGCCTGGCCAGGGGAACGCCTCTGGCCGCCCTGGCCTGGGCTGTCGAGCGCCCCGTGTTCGCCCTGTGCAACCTCGCTCTGGTTCTGGCCGTGGGCGCCATGGGCTTGGCCCTGACGGGCCGCGTGGCCCGCGCCGTGGTGTTTTCGGGCATCGTGCTCCTGGCCATGGCCGCCATCAACGCGGCCAAGCTCTCCATCCTGGGCTCTCCGTTCCTGGCCTGGGACCTTCTTTTCGCCCGGCAAATCTGGGCCATGGTGGCCTCGCTCTCCATGCTCGCGGCCGTGGGGATCGCCGTATGTCTGGCAGGGCTTTGCCTGCTTGCCCTGCTGGCCGCCAGAAGGAGTTGCCCGGGAGTGGGGCTGATCGGCCGGGTGACCCTGGCCGCGTGCGCCGTGGCCGTGGCCGTGGCCTCGCAGGAGACCCTGCCGCGCTTGGCAGGCATGCCCAACACCATCTGGAACCAGGCCGAGAAC from Alkalidesulfovibrio alkalitolerans DSM 16529 carries:
- the glmU gene encoding bifunctional UDP-N-acetylglucosamine diphosphorylase/glucosamine-1-phosphate N-acetyltransferase GlmU: MNDTTCALVLAAGKGTRMHAGAMPKVMMRILNEPMLWYVHRALTPVFGERLFTVVGHGAEHVTKAFPEHSDNFVAQEEQLGTGHALQVAWPRLKAAGFRYLVVVNGDTPLLKPQTLTRLLDEARREKAALAFLSIEAPEPNSFGRVLRDEDGRVVSIIEAKDYDPAKHGPAPTEVNAGLYFLDMKFVEPLLGWLSNRNAAREYYITDLVELAIADKNTVLAVNCGQDLSLLGINTPFELAEAEERLNADIVREHLNHGVRMHNPTACRIGPRVTIKPGARITGPCEIMGDAVVAEGAQVDAFTVITESWISEGARIRQFSHLEGAEVGPEAVVGPYARLRPGAILERESKVGNFVEMKKAVLGRGSKASHLTYLGDATVGEGVNIGAGTITCNYDGVKKHATVIEDGAFIGSNTALVAPVTVGAGALVGAGSTITRDVAPGHLAVSRAEQRQLKRRK
- the rny gene encoding ribonuclease Y; its protein translation is MDATIVIVLAVGLVGGAAAGYVLHRIIEAKRLAEAKDLAQRILEEARKEAQVTKEDVLVQGQKELLQEKKEQEREIKERENALKAKEQKLMAKEERLEAKLETATQKEASVIELEKRLARQERELDDREVTLARREEEHEHRLEEVAGLTAEEARQRLMQEIESRTRHEAAKMIRAIEMEAKEVGDKKAKEVIALAINRYAGDFVAEQTVTAVTLPSEEMKGRIIGREGRNIRALEAATGVDLIIDDTPETVILSAYSPLRREIAKQSLERLITDGRIHPARIEDIVAKVEKEMEVKLRQIGEQATFDVGVHGIHPDLVRLLGQLQYRTSYSQNVLQHSIEVAFLCGVMAAELGLDEKRAKRAGLLHDIGKAVDHEIEGPHAVIGADLAKKYSEHRDIVNAIAAHHEDQAPETIMAILVQAADALSGARPGARKELLQNYVKRLEDLENIAKDFEGVSKAYAIQAGREIRVMVEPDRVSDDRTYMLCKDIAKQIEDNLTYPGQIKVTVIREKRASEYAK
- the dsrP gene encoding sulfate reduction electron transfer complex DsrMKJOP subunit DsrP, which translates into the protein MLETALKGNSRYWGWIALLLIIMGVGGATWVWQLQEGLTITGLSRDVSWGFYVAQLTYMVGVAAAAVMLVLPYYFHHYKEFKNMIILAEFQAVGAIIICMGSIVVDLGQPQRMLNVILHPTPNSVLFWDMVVLNGYLFLNLLIGWVTLMHQRNNMLPPKWVKPLVYLSIVWAVSIHTVTAFLYQGLPGRHLWFTAILAPRFLASAFCAGPAILLLVAMVVEKVSNFRVGEEAKKAMAKIIVYAMCINIFLFLCEVFTAFYSGVPGHKHPIEFLFGAWNANYVSVMMWIATLLAAFSLICLIPPKLRENQKLLPWALIALVIATYIDKGIGLLVGGFTPNPFEGFSFYAPTMPEIMITAAVYAAGAFVVTILYKVALAVKAETA
- the dsrJ gene encoding sulfate reduction electron transfer complex DsrMKJOP subunit DsrJ, giving the protein MYNGGKILAGLIVFLALVTFPFWNNFGAKTWEQPELVYPPKDVATQCIESKEYMREKHMQLLNTWRDSVVRDTNRIYVSSLDHKEYDMSLQNTCMKCHDDKEKFCDRCHTTAAVSPYCWDCHIAPKPKGN
- the dsrO gene encoding sulfate reduction electron transfer complex DsrMKJOP subunit DsrO — translated: MNETRRTFLKYAGLSLAGLAALPAANAAAAYIPHTVHEKPNPDALKAKRWGMVIDTRRLNTEADFKPLIDACHKTHNVPTIEGPQEVKWLWTDDMHAVFPEQHGEFQHKEIEHKNFLLLCNHCYNPPCVRVCPTKATFKLKSGITMMDMHRCIGCRYCMAACPYGARSFNFKDPMPLIPEEDLNPAYPARTRGVVEKCTFCNDRLEKGMLPACVEASNGALLFGDLSDPSSPVRKALKENYSIVRKPNLGTQPSVYYII
- the dsrK gene encoding sulfate reduction electron transfer complex DsrMKJOP subunit DsrK; this translates as MSLKPEELLASVDYDNPPKTEWMDTPNDFSPGRWPYPAKVDLHKAMGFKHAHEWRPDEEDWHLPENWKDIVHQGFKERLDKYRSFKVFMDICVRCGACADKCHFYIGGGDPKNMPVLRAELMRSVYRKDFTMAGKIMGKLAGARVMEEDVLKEWFLYFYQCTECRRCSLFCPYGIDTAEVTMMARELLHEVGLGINWIMEPVSNCNRTGNHLGIQPHAFKEIVEFMCDDIEEYTGVRINPPLNEPGHEVLFITPSGDAFADPGIYTFMGYLLLFEAIGLDYTLSTYASEGGNFGFFTGADTMQKLNAKMYAEAKRLGSKWILGGECGHMWRVVNQYMDTMNGYLQEGSNLTTPRNPITGTVFENARQTKMVHIAEFTADLIKHGKLDLSPERNNHLRVTYHDSCNPSRGMGLLDEPRYVIKNVCNNYFEMPPQTTREQTFCCGAGSGLNTEEIMDIRLRGGLPRGNALKYVQDKHDVNMMACICALDRATLIPVADYWAPGVAITGVHEMVGNALNVKGQKKREVNLRGEPLEEV
- the zapA gene encoding cell division protein ZapA produces the protein MPQYTLNVLGLEIRFKTDADEGRVDAAKALVEDLFNQISQGGKNINKEILLTVLALSLADDVLQAKSELRSIESKLGSLLKID